From a region of the Trichoderma atroviride chromosome 6, complete sequence genome:
- a CDS encoding uncharacterized protein (EggNog:ENOG41) yields the protein MSSKASPVTHKQPRILACVLCQHRKIKCDRNSPCSNCIKANVTCTPSTPAPARKRRRPNQDLQERLARCEELLKQYANGSVPIPGPPLPPPPTPAQRPLPPFPATPSNSIAPSSEAPVATPASIDSTVSRKPSTLIVREDGNVRFMDSYIWTSVYEELQKMREIVETDDPEDSSLLGSDELTPDNVADLVLSADMFNSSTEDLQPDPIHIFRLWQLYLDRVNPLFKVIHVPTTQPFVMEAASNMSNLPLHYQALMFSIFAMASVSMTSAECIQTIGISREAAIQRFNTGTKSALIRYSFLKNHNMTALQAVALYLVSFTPDTLFFSFSSMTGCD from the exons ATGTCGTCAAAAGCTTCACCCGTCACTCACAAGCAGCCTAGAATATTGGCTTGTGTGCTGTGCCAGCATCGCAAGATCAAATGCGACAGGAACTCACCATGTTCCAACTGCATCAAG GCCAATGTCACCTGCACTCCTAGtacgccagcgccagctcgtAAACGCCGCCGCCCGAACCAAGATCTTCAGGAACGACTTGCTCGATGTGAGGAACTACTCAAGCAGTATGCCAACGGCTCCGTGCCGATACCTggccctcctcttcctcccccTCCAACGCCCGCTCAACGCCCGCTGCCACCATTTCCAGCAACCCCCTCCAATTCAATCGCGCCATCCTCAGAGGCACCTGTCGCTACACCGGCCAGCATCGACTCAACCGTGTCGCGGAAGCCAAGTACTCTCATAGTcagagaagatggcaatgTCCGATTTATGGATAGTTACATCTGGACCAGTGTATATGAGGAG CTCCAAAAAATGCGAGAAATCGTAGAGACCGATGACCCAGAAGACTCCAGCCTTCTCGGCTCAGATGAGCTCACCCCTGACAATGTTGCGGATCTGGTTCTTTCGGCCGACATGTTTAACTCGAGTACTGAAGACCTGCAACCTGATCCCATCCACATCTTCCGGCTCTGGCAGCTATATCTCGACCGCGTCAACCCTCTTTTCAAAGTCATCCACGTACCGACCACGCAACCCTTTGTGATGGAAGCGGCTAGCAATATGAGTAACCTACCGCTACACTACCAGGCCCTTATgttctccatctttgccatggccagtGTGTCCATGACTTCTGCGGAGTGCATACAGACAATTGGCATCTCTCGCGAGGCCGCCATTCAAAGGTTCAACACTGGCACCAAATCGGCTTTGATCAGGTATAGTTTTCTCAAAAACCACAATATGACTGCGCTGCAAGCTGTGGCTCTTTACTTGGTGAGTTTTACACCGGATacactcttcttttctttctcatccaTGACAGGGTGTGACTAA
- a CDS encoding uncharacterized protein (EggNog:ENOG41) yields the protein MGYHRDGSQLDLNPFETEMRRRIWWHIMMLDAKCAMISGLSSTWLTNNWDTKKPRNVNDADLYPGSTEPVAERDGPTEMAFVMVVTEMFRFKLEADGSNESRAFEAAIMGQTLDESDPESNTKAIFEKFRTKAAELEEKLKFIEKNYVDVRAGNAHAAAIAIRPMLTNRLSEMLVPMEEQAEWGAEIFGPKDNFFKVLLMMMEHKTEAHEQMVAAGFQWFMRQHFQLDVFAVFTGLLHDRPIGRLSDRAWAVMDKIYLDHPDFTDMTIKQHVAQAQFVLKAWRARETAYAQTGQRIDVPDFISRLRDVVPFNESKSSGQGSVTSPAIATPQQQPMAGFNQFLGGYLDVSTVNWEMFGEFLPSSGEQLSTAMFEGYPMDNLNMGNLG from the coding sequence ATGGGTTACCATCGAGATGGATCACAGCTTGACTTGAATCCCTTCGAAACCGAGATGCGCAGACGCATTTGGTGGCACATCATGATGCTCGACGCCAAATGTGCCATGATTTCTGGCCTGAGTTCGACATGGCTGACCAACAACTGGGACACTAAGAAGCCTCGGAACGTGAATGATGCGGACCTATACCCCGGCTCGACTGAACCCGTTGCAGAACGTGATGGCCCAACCGAAATGGCATTTGTCATGGTTGTGACAGAAATGTTTCGCTTTAAACTAGAAGCAGATGGCTCAAACGAATCTCGTGCGTTCGAGGCTGCCATCATGGGGCAGACGCTCGATGAAAGCGATCCAGAAAGCAATACCAAAGCCATTTTTGAAAAATTTCGGACCAAGGCTGCGGAactggaagagaagctgaagttTATTGAGAAGAATTATGTCGACGTCAGGGCTGGAAATGCTCACGCTGCAGCCATCGCTATCCGGCCAATGCTCACAAATCGATTATCAGAGATGCTCGTTCCCATGGAGGAGCAAGCAGAGTGGGGAGCTGAGATATTCGGCCCCAAGGACAACTTTTTCAAGGTTTTGCTAATGATGATGGAACACAAGACAGAAGCACATGAGCAAATGGTCGCTGCTGGCTTTCAGTGGTTCATGCGCCAACACTTTCAGCTTGACGTGTTTGCAGTTTTCACAGGGCTACTCCACGATCGCCCTATAGGAAGACTTTCTGATCGCGCCTGGGCCGTCATGGACAAAATATATCTCGACCACCCTGACTTTACAGATATGACGATTAAGCAACATGTCGCGCAAGCCCAATTTGTGCTCAAAGCCTGGCGGGCTCGAGAGACCGCTTATGCCCAAACCGGCCAGCGGATTGATGTTCCCGATTTCATAAGCCGACTCCGGGACGTGGTACCTTTCAACGAATCCAAATCGTCAGGTCAGGGATCCGTCACATCCCCTGCGATAGCCAcacctcagcagcagcccatggcGGGATTCAACCAGTTCCTAGGTGGCTATCTCGATGTTTCCACCGTAAACTGGGAAATGTTTGGGGAATTTTTACCAAGTAGCGGAGAACAGCTCTCTACTGCTATGTTTGAGGGATACCCCATGGACAACCTTAATATGGGCAATCTGGGCTAG